One Roseimaritima multifibrata DNA window includes the following coding sequences:
- the rho gene encoding transcription termination factor Rho, producing MAKKKRTNRGRGGSNGGGGNPSQQGGSTNNNNGPQRSRRRRRGGGGGGGGEGDGGSPIDNDAPLIEGEGILEMHPNGYGFLRNSANNYSRERTDPFVPGTMIEKFGLREGVLIKGMVQDARRQQGPRVREIQSVDGRTPEEYLEVKDFDSLTAENPDEWLRLEIGRQPITNRVIDLLAPLGKGQRALIVAPPRSGKTVMLQNISQGIAQNHPEVKLIVLLIDERPEEVTDMRRNVTGGEVIASSLDMDVESHVRLSQLVIARAKRLAEMGEDVFVLLDSITRLARAFNKWVGRGGRGGATMSGGLDIKAMDIPKKLFATARSFQEGGSLTIVGTALVDTNSRMDEAIFQEFKGTGNMEVVLDRRLADRRVWPSIDISQSGTRREELLHDEETYEAVTMLRRTLSSMHPCDAMEQLTTQLGRFESNEEFIKLISGAKLTN from the coding sequence ATGGCTAAGAAAAAACGGACCAATCGAGGCCGCGGCGGCTCTAACGGCGGCGGCGGAAATCCTTCTCAACAGGGAGGATCCACCAATAATAACAACGGGCCTCAGCGCTCTCGGCGACGACGCCGGGGCGGTGGTGGCGGAGGAGGCGGTGAAGGAGACGGCGGATCGCCGATCGACAACGACGCTCCTCTGATCGAGGGTGAAGGGATCCTGGAAATGCATCCCAACGGTTATGGGTTCCTCCGCAATTCAGCGAATAACTACTCTCGCGAACGAACCGATCCCTTTGTGCCAGGCACAATGATCGAAAAATTTGGGCTCCGTGAAGGAGTCCTGATTAAAGGGATGGTTCAAGATGCGAGGCGGCAACAAGGGCCGCGAGTCCGTGAAATTCAGTCGGTCGACGGCCGGACTCCAGAAGAATACCTTGAAGTAAAAGACTTTGATTCTCTGACAGCCGAAAATCCCGACGAATGGTTGCGTCTTGAAATTGGCCGCCAGCCGATAACCAATCGTGTTATCGACCTCTTGGCACCGCTCGGCAAAGGGCAACGTGCCTTGATCGTTGCTCCCCCGCGTAGCGGTAAAACGGTCATGTTGCAGAACATTAGCCAAGGGATCGCACAAAATCATCCGGAAGTTAAGTTGATCGTATTGCTGATCGACGAACGCCCGGAAGAAGTGACCGACATGCGGCGCAACGTGACGGGCGGCGAAGTGATCGCCAGTAGCTTGGATATGGATGTTGAAAGCCATGTTCGCCTTAGCCAATTGGTGATTGCTCGAGCAAAACGTCTGGCCGAAATGGGCGAAGATGTCTTTGTGCTGCTTGATTCGATCACCCGTCTGGCTCGAGCCTTTAATAAATGGGTCGGTCGTGGCGGTCGCGGCGGTGCAACCATGTCAGGCGGTTTGGACATCAAAGCGATGGACATTCCAAAGAAATTGTTCGCAACCGCTCGGTCCTTCCAAGAAGGTGGCTCTTTGACGATCGTAGGGACCGCTCTGGTCGATACGAACAGTCGAATGGATGAAGCCATTTTCCAGGAGTTCAAGGGAACCGGGAATATGGAAGTGGTTCTTGATCGCCGTTTGGCCGATCGTCGCGTTTGGCCTTCGATTGACATCTCCCAAAGTGGGACACGTCGCGAAGAATTGCTGCACGACGAAGAGACCTACGAAGCGGTCACCATGCTACGCCGGACTCTCAGCAGCATGCATCCCTGTGATGCCATGGAGCAATTAACGACCCAATTGGGCCGCTTTGAAAGCAATGAGGAGTTCATTAAGCTAATCAGCGGCGCAAAACTGACAAACTAG
- a CDS encoding endonuclease/exonuclease/phosphatase family protein, with translation MGNDVPEAMHKPLRLKFLPRIALVCLYAVILFWLGRNLHWGCDLLTHTLMHCWWFACGLLAYFAVTKQWRWGAMSVVWVLGVGAIVLPASGWFAASADSSVVASGTDIRVLTWNTFVGNQDIENTAADIDAADADIIVIVEWTPAMRNHLAALRAEYPYRMEVPGQGAFGIALYSKVAGKIDTVLLPGDVSSLRFRAADPEIPIEVWAVHMLPPIGDRYWRFRNEQLAEIAGHLEKRSPDRQAIVCGDLNVTPWSGHFQTFLERSGCNDSREGHGYQASWPRRLGRLGIPIDHCLVDPRLQVIDRKIGFSQSANGSDHGSVLLTIRVRP, from the coding sequence ATGGGTAACGATGTTCCTGAAGCAATGCACAAACCGCTCCGTTTGAAATTCCTACCCCGGATCGCGTTGGTTTGTCTGTACGCGGTTATTCTGTTTTGGCTGGGAAGGAATTTGCACTGGGGTTGCGATTTGCTGACCCACACGCTGATGCATTGTTGGTGGTTCGCTTGTGGGCTGTTGGCCTATTTTGCGGTCACCAAGCAGTGGCGATGGGGGGCGATGTCTGTGGTTTGGGTACTGGGCGTTGGGGCAATTGTCTTGCCGGCTTCGGGCTGGTTTGCCGCTTCCGCTGATTCGTCGGTGGTCGCAAGTGGAACGGACATCCGCGTTCTGACCTGGAATACCTTTGTTGGCAATCAGGATATTGAAAACACGGCCGCGGATATCGACGCCGCCGACGCGGATATCATCGTCATCGTCGAATGGACTCCCGCGATGCGCAATCATTTGGCGGCACTTCGCGCAGAATATCCCTATCGGATGGAAGTTCCTGGGCAGGGAGCGTTTGGGATCGCCTTGTATTCAAAAGTTGCCGGTAAGATCGATACGGTACTGCTTCCTGGCGATGTGTCGTCGCTGCGGTTTCGCGCCGCCGATCCGGAAATCCCAATTGAAGTCTGGGCCGTTCATATGTTGCCTCCCATTGGAGACCGGTATTGGCGATTTCGGAATGAACAGTTGGCCGAGATCGCAGGGCATTTAGAAAAAAGATCGCCCGACCGACAAGCGATTGTCTGCGGCGATCTGAATGTGACGCCTTGGTCCGGCCATTTTCAGACGTTCTTAGAACGATCCGGGTGTAACGATTCTCGTGAGGGTCACGGCTATCAAGCGAGCTGGCCGCGGCGTTTGGGAAGGTTGGGGATTCCGATCGATCACTGCCTGGTCGATCCTCGGTTGCAGGTTATCGACCGCAAAATCGGTTTTAGCCAATCCGCAAATGGATCCGACCATGGATCGGTATTATTGACGATCCGAGTTCGCCCTTAG
- a CDS encoding protein kinase domain-containing protein gives MSASDADLPAEIPHYDHPTMSASEQTGGGDDFDIHADVNIPAQIGGYRIERLLGEGGMGRVYLAVHGPMERIVALKTLTAARMGSPQAIERFYSEVRAAARLLHPNIVTAFDAGEAEGVHFLAMEYVDGPTLTQMVAERGPLSVPEAVDVLQQTATALHYAHVSSIVHRDIKPSNLMRGPRNVIKLLDLGLATIASDQRAPLESGRVLGTVEYMAPEQLEQANRADARSDIYALGATFFFLLTGRTPYEGDLLAQIQGHRDGAVPDLCTLRHDVDVRLDHVLRRMMAKRPQDRYASLSELLEDLTHWRASATPIFPAPGPAKTWKDRPTVGGDTTSTASTDVVGIDLGMFYGAIARANPKGELESLRAGGHNKPLLRLAIASRGDQLFFGNEALDYRIRRPERVAHCLPLYIGQATVERRVAGECCPPEVLLALVLRQVMSNGWPQKAAPQATAITVPSCYDQLHRRSILQAAQIAGLTSIRLIDRSIAAAQAVLMNDFTHSPLSVLDEPETQLAVAITGNTTEAVLLRRVGGRIQQLATSGAWHSGTLYWQHKLLDIAAQQCMQQYRFDPRESLADATRLQVASEKALRQLLLQPSTSFQFVARNRPLQLTIHRETLFSAVRKWLDRFHTMVEQVANSPLRGTASIQRCITIGSITKTPPIEMILGQILGPNAEFTPLERQDIARGAAVSVAGELPGRDGIPLPPQVCTARSLGVVVHDTTGKRKKVLPIVPQGTALPARTNRRLTPDRNPKSPPTLSIAEASGWEVEGWRSLGRHNLPKQTTNTPAEIGFDVDSNGLLSIRVRNPETGHSEPLPALPVPNLSEEEIQRWQQWVVNLDSKKA, from the coding sequence GTGTCTGCTTCAGATGCCGATCTGCCAGCCGAAATCCCCCATTACGACCATCCGACAATGTCGGCGTCGGAACAAACGGGGGGCGGTGACGATTTCGATATCCATGCCGACGTCAATATCCCGGCACAAATCGGCGGATACCGAATCGAGAGGCTGCTTGGCGAAGGGGGAATGGGCCGCGTTTACCTGGCCGTTCACGGCCCAATGGAGCGGATTGTCGCTCTTAAAACTCTAACCGCCGCTCGAATGGGCAGCCCCCAAGCGATCGAAAGGTTTTATAGCGAAGTTCGCGCCGCCGCCCGATTGCTCCACCCAAACATCGTCACCGCGTTTGATGCAGGCGAAGCCGAAGGGGTGCACTTTTTGGCGATGGAATACGTCGACGGCCCCACCCTGACCCAAATGGTGGCAGAACGTGGCCCCCTGTCGGTTCCAGAAGCGGTCGACGTGCTCCAGCAAACAGCCACAGCACTCCATTACGCCCATGTCTCTTCGATCGTTCATCGAGACATCAAACCAAGCAACCTCATGCGGGGGCCCCGAAACGTTATCAAGCTGCTGGACCTGGGGCTGGCGACAATCGCCTCGGATCAGCGTGCCCCGCTGGAATCAGGGCGCGTCCTGGGGACCGTGGAATACATGGCCCCAGAACAACTGGAACAGGCGAACCGCGCCGACGCTCGCTCAGATATTTATGCCCTGGGAGCCACATTTTTCTTTTTGCTGACCGGACGAACCCCATACGAAGGGGACCTGCTTGCCCAAATCCAAGGGCATCGTGACGGTGCGGTCCCCGATCTTTGTACGCTTCGGCACGACGTCGACGTGCGGCTGGATCATGTGCTCCGCCGCATGATGGCCAAACGCCCCCAAGACCGGTACGCCAGCCTAAGTGAATTGCTGGAAGACCTGACTCACTGGCGAGCCTCCGCGACGCCCATCTTCCCAGCCCCTGGCCCGGCGAAAACCTGGAAAGACCGTCCAACAGTTGGCGGAGACACCACATCCACAGCTTCGACCGACGTGGTCGGCATCGACCTGGGGATGTTTTATGGTGCAATTGCACGAGCCAACCCCAAAGGGGAACTGGAATCCCTTCGTGCCGGTGGCCACAACAAACCTTTGCTCCGCTTGGCAATCGCCAGCCGCGGCGACCAACTGTTCTTCGGCAACGAAGCGCTCGATTACCGCATCCGGCGTCCTGAAAGGGTTGCCCACTGCTTGCCGTTGTATATCGGGCAAGCGACCGTCGAACGCCGCGTCGCAGGGGAATGCTGCCCGCCAGAAGTCCTGCTGGCGCTAGTGCTGCGTCAAGTCATGAGCAACGGCTGGCCTCAAAAGGCGGCTCCTCAAGCAACCGCCATCACCGTCCCCTCCTGCTACGACCAACTGCACCGACGAAGCATTCTGCAGGCAGCCCAGATCGCAGGACTCACCTCAATTCGCCTGATCGACCGATCGATCGCTGCCGCACAAGCGGTGCTGATGAATGATTTCACGCATTCACCACTCAGCGTCCTTGATGAACCAGAAACGCAACTTGCGGTTGCGATTACCGGGAACACAACCGAAGCGGTTCTGCTCCGCCGTGTCGGTGGCCGCATCCAACAACTAGCGACCTCAGGAGCCTGGCATTCCGGAACGCTCTACTGGCAACACAAACTGCTGGACATCGCCGCCCAGCAATGCATGCAGCAATACCGCTTCGACCCTCGTGAATCCCTGGCCGATGCGACTCGCCTGCAGGTGGCATCCGAGAAGGCGCTTCGCCAACTGCTACTGCAACCTTCCACCAGTTTCCAATTTGTTGCCCGCAATCGGCCCCTGCAACTAACCATCCATCGCGAAACCTTATTTAGTGCCGTCAGAAAATGGCTGGACCGCTTCCACACAATGGTGGAACAAGTCGCAAACAGCCCTCTACGCGGCACCGCCTCGATCCAGCGCTGCATCACCATCGGTTCGATTACCAAAACGCCCCCGATTGAAATGATCCTGGGCCAAATTCTGGGACCGAACGCCGAATTTACCCCCCTGGAACGACAAGACATTGCGAGAGGTGCGGCCGTTTCGGTCGCGGGTGAACTTCCTGGACGAGACGGCATTCCACTGCCGCCGCAAGTCTGTACGGCTCGGTCACTAGGAGTCGTGGTCCACGACACGACAGGAAAGCGGAAAAAAGTCCTTCCCATCGTTCCCCAAGGGACCGCATTGCCGGCACGGACCAACCGCCGCCTGACGCCTGACCGAAATCCAAAATCCCCACCCACGCTTAGTATCGCCGAAGCATCCGGCTGGGAGGTCGAGGGCTGGCGATCACTGGGACGCCACAATCTGCCCAAGCAAACGACCAACACCCCCGCTGAAATCGGGTTCGATGTTGACAGCAACGGACTGTTATCGATCCGAGTTCGAAATCCCGAAACCGGCCACAGCGAGCCATTGCCCGCCCTCCCCGTTCCGAACCTCAGCGAAGAAGAAATCCAACGATGGCAGCAATGGGTCGTCAATCTGGACAGCAAAAAAGCCTAA